A stretch of the Perca flavescens isolate YP-PL-M2 chromosome 3, PFLA_1.0, whole genome shotgun sequence genome encodes the following:
- the rabgef1l gene encoding RAB guanine nucleotide exchange factor (GEF) 1, like isoform X1, with protein sequence MTTQRRGIHLDQSELLCKKGCGFYGNTGWQGLCSKCWREENQKEKQKQIQEDWALAERLQREEEEAYSRHQKAQTQPTITPFSKFEERKTKEKSSKVNTVTKFFTPSTKTPPKKDTPFDAHSSPSPSSSTSRHSSVGSDYATREFIDFLKPLKSGREIFKQCRAFTESMVYKRDMGADELSECVQDFYQNLSDRLHTQFKGSSDHVESVMDEVEKYMMTRLYKDVFCPETTDDERKDLAIQKRIRALHWVTIEMLCVPVDEEIAEVSDSVVKAITDVIEMDSKCVPKEKLACITRCSKHIFNAIKISKKEAASADDFLPTLIYIVLKANPPRLQSNIQYITRFSNPSRLMTGEDGYYFTNMCCAVAFIEKLDGQSLNLSSEEFDLYMSGQASPHWPQSSGASSCSPGSATLSQVHKRLDVLTGLGERQERVMEKARQLESDLIDWTDEVEQKVQSVLESIPAETQNPTATTASGTTSAASSAIDSDNVENEHLPPPLLPQVFAG encoded by the exons ATGACGACGCAGCGCCGTGGGATCCATCTGGACCAATCAGAACTGCTTTGCAAAAAAGGATGTGGTTTTTATGGCAACACTGGCTGGCAGGGCCTGTGCTCAAAGTGCTGGCGAGAGgaaaatcaaaaagaaaagcaaaaacagaTTCAGGAAGACTGGGCACTTGCTGAGag gctgcagagagaggaagaggaagcatATAGCAGACATCAGAAGGCCCAAACACAGCCTACCATCACACCCTTCAGCAagtttgaagaaagaaaaactaaGGAAAAGTCCAGCAAAGTCAATACAGTTACAAAGTTTTTTACTCCTTCCACAAAAACGCCACCAAAAAAAG ACACTCCTTTTGATGCTCACTCCAGCCCAAGCCCCAGTTCCTCTACGAGCCGGCATTCTTCTGTGGGCAGTGATTATGCAACGCGAGAGTTCATTGATTTTCTCAAGCCGCTGAAGTCTGGCAGGGAGATCTTCAAACAGTGCCGGGCCTTCACTGAGAGCATGGTCTATAAGCGG GACATGGGTGCTGATGAGCTGTCAGAGTGTGTGCAGGACTTCTACCAGAACCTCTCAGACCGCCTCCACACCCAGTTCAAGG GTTCGTCAGATCATGTAGAGAGTGTTATGGATGAAGTAGAGAAGTACATGATGACTCGTCTCTACAAGGACGTCTTCTGTCCTGAGACCACAGACGACGAGAGGAAAGACCTGGCCATTCAGAAGAGAATCAG AGCCTTGCATTGGGTCACCATTGAGATGCTGTGTGTTCCTGTAGACGAGGAGATTGCTGAGGTGTCGGACAGCGTAGTCAAAGCCATCACGG ATGTGATTGAAATGGATTCAAAGTGTGTGCCCAAGGAGAAGCTGGCATGCATCACCCGTTGCAGCAAGCACATCTTCAACGCCATCAAAATCAGCAAGAAAGAGGCTGCGTCTGCGGATGACTTCCTCCCCACGCTCATCTACATTGTGCTGAAAGCAAACCCTCCGCGACTGCAGTCCAACATCCAGTACATCACCCGCTTCAGCAACCCCAGCAGGCTCATGACTGGAGAGGATGGTTACTACTTCACTAATATG TGCTGTGCGGTGGCCTTCATTGAGAAGCTGGACGGCCAGTCTCTGAACCTGAGCTCTGAGGAGTTTGACCTGTACATGTCGGGCCAGGCGTCCCCCCACTGGCCACAGTCCTCTGGAGCTTCTTCTTGCTCCCCAGGCAGCGCCACTCTCAGTCAGGTCCACAAGCGGCTGGACGTGCTAACGGGGCTCGGGGAAAGGCAGGAGAGGGTCATGGAGAAGGCTCGCCAGTTGGAGAGCGACCTCATCGACTGGACGGACGAAGTGGAGCAGAAGGTGCAGAGCGTTCTGGAGAGCATTCCAGCAGAGACCCAAAACCCCACTGCAACCACGGCTAGTGGGACAACTTCTGCAGCATCATCAGCAATCGACTCTGATAATGTTGAGAATGAGCACCTGCCCCCACCACTGCTACCGCAAGTGTTTGCTGGCTGA
- the otol1b gene encoding otolin 1b: MRIISCQSTLVAVVVVTLTVVSCAEAKTTQKPKYQYTKKPVPQITVHSPVTTSMPKTLKIVPSANPVEPHPLPTTVRATYPNQVPPQYYTDTTEPPGAGPENYTLDYNECYFNFCECCPPERGPRGPKGDRGMAGPPGERGLTGAAGLPGPPGVSGPMGLRGDRGDRGDRGSSGPGGPSGVPGKPGQKGDVGSKGEKGEIGSQGVKGDSGVKGEPGQNGTAGEKGEPGKEGPAGPPGVAVEIGPKGDKGDKGECGTFGERGQKGERGDTGSPGIPGAMGIPGMNGKHGAPGPVGLRGDQGPAGPPGEPGFTGPQGPQGIRGMLGPKGDRGYPGMRGERGIRGFKGAKGSGVPQKRSAFSVGISPRKSFPPSGFPIRFDKVFYNEENHFNVTSSSFTCIHAGVYVFSYHITVRNQPLRATLVVNGSRRVRTRDSLYGQDIDQASTLVVLQLAAGDQVWMETLRDWNGVYASNEDDSIFSGFLLYSDTV; encoded by the exons ATGAGGATTATCTCCTGTCAGTCTACCCTTGTGGCTGTAGTTGTGGTTACACTCACTGTGGTGTCCTGCGCTGAAGCTAAGACTACACAGAAGCCAAAGTACCAGTACACCAAGAAACCCGTCCCTCAGATCACCGTGCACAGCCCTGTGACCACCAGCATGCCCAAGACTCTCAAGATAGTGCCGAGCGCAAATCCTGTGGAGCCCCATCCGCTCCCCACCACAGTGAGGGCCACCTATCCAAATCAGGTCCCTCCACAGTACTACACAGACACCACCGAGCCCCCCGGTGCTGGCCCTGAGAATTACACTCTAGATTACAACGAGTGCTATTTCAACTTCTGCGAGTGCTGTCCACCTGAGAGAGGCCCCAGGGGGCCAAAGGGAGACAGAGGCATGGCAG GGCCACCTGGTGAAAGAGGCCTTACAGGAGCAGCTGGTTTACCTGGACCACCGGGAGTGAGTGGTCCTATGGGGTTaagaggagacagag GGGATAGAGGTGACAGAGGAAGCAGTGGGCCAGGTGGGCCATCAGGAGTCCCAGGGAAACCAGGACAAAAAG GTGATGTTGGCTCAAAAGGTGAGAAAGGTGAGATAGGGTCGCAAGGTGTCAAAGGTGATAGTGGGGTGAAAGGGGAACCTGGCCAGAATGGGACTGCTGGTGAGAAAGGAGAACCGGGAAAAGAGGGCCCAGCTGGACCTCCAGGAGTGGCTGTTGAGATAGGTCCTAAAGGAGACAAGGGGGATAAGGGGGAGTGTGGCACGTTCGGGGAGAGAGGACAGAAAGGTGAGCGAGGGGACACCGGGTCCCCTGGCATTCCAGGAGCGATGGGCATTCCAGGAATGAATGGCAAGCATGGTGCCCCAGGTCCTGTAGGCCTCCGAGGGGATCAGGGACCTGCTGGACCACCAGGAGAACCAGGGTTTACAGGACCTCAGGGACCACAAGGCATAAGAGGGATGCTTGGGCCAAAAGGGGACAGAGGTTACCCTGGGATGAGAGGTGAGCGGGGCATTCGTGGATTCAAAGGAGCTAAGGGATCAGGGGTTCCCCAGAAACGCTCAGCCTTCAGTGTAGGTATCTCTCCAAGAAAgtccttccctccctctggcTTCCCAATCCGCTTTGACAAAGTGTTCTACAATGAAGAGAACCACTTCAATGTCACTTCCAGTAGCTTTACATGCATCCACGCTGGGGTTTATGTCTTCTCCTACCACATCACCGTACGCAATCAGCCACTGCGAGCCACGCTGGTAGTGAACGGTTCACGACGGGTAAGGACGCGGGACTCTCTGTACGGTCAAGACATCGACCAGGCGTCTACTCTGGTGGTGCTGCAGCTGGCAGCGGGTGATCAGGTGTGGATGGAAACGCTCAGAGACTGGAATGGCGTGTATGCCAGCAATGAGGATGACAGCATCTTCTCTGGATTCCTGCTTTACTCAGACACGGTCTGA
- the rabgef1l gene encoding RAB guanine nucleotide exchange factor (GEF) 1, like isoform X2 produces MTTQRRGIHLDQSELLCKKGCGFYGNTGWQGLCSKCWREENQKEKQKQIQEDWALAERLQREEEEAYSRHQKAQTQPTITPFSKFEERKTKEKSSKVNTVTKFFTPSTKTPPKKDTPFDAHSSPSPSSSTSRHSSVGSDYATREFIDFLKPLKSGREIFKQCRAFTESMVYKRDMGADELSECVQDFYQNLSDRLHTQFKGSSDHVESVMDEVEKYMMTRLYKDVFCPETTDDERKDLAIQKRIRALHWVTIEMLCVPVDEEIAEVSDSVVKAITDVIEMDSKCVPKEKLACITRCSKHIFNAIKISKKEAASADDFLPTLIYIVLKANPPRLQSNIQYITRFSNPSRLMTGEDGYYFTNMKLWFCQIVWCYEAPTTGAGK; encoded by the exons ATGACGACGCAGCGCCGTGGGATCCATCTGGACCAATCAGAACTGCTTTGCAAAAAAGGATGTGGTTTTTATGGCAACACTGGCTGGCAGGGCCTGTGCTCAAAGTGCTGGCGAGAGgaaaatcaaaaagaaaagcaaaaacagaTTCAGGAAGACTGGGCACTTGCTGAGag gctgcagagagaggaagaggaagcatATAGCAGACATCAGAAGGCCCAAACACAGCCTACCATCACACCCTTCAGCAagtttgaagaaagaaaaactaaGGAAAAGTCCAGCAAAGTCAATACAGTTACAAAGTTTTTTACTCCTTCCACAAAAACGCCACCAAAAAAAG ACACTCCTTTTGATGCTCACTCCAGCCCAAGCCCCAGTTCCTCTACGAGCCGGCATTCTTCTGTGGGCAGTGATTATGCAACGCGAGAGTTCATTGATTTTCTCAAGCCGCTGAAGTCTGGCAGGGAGATCTTCAAACAGTGCCGGGCCTTCACTGAGAGCATGGTCTATAAGCGG GACATGGGTGCTGATGAGCTGTCAGAGTGTGTGCAGGACTTCTACCAGAACCTCTCAGACCGCCTCCACACCCAGTTCAAGG GTTCGTCAGATCATGTAGAGAGTGTTATGGATGAAGTAGAGAAGTACATGATGACTCGTCTCTACAAGGACGTCTTCTGTCCTGAGACCACAGACGACGAGAGGAAAGACCTGGCCATTCAGAAGAGAATCAG AGCCTTGCATTGGGTCACCATTGAGATGCTGTGTGTTCCTGTAGACGAGGAGATTGCTGAGGTGTCGGACAGCGTAGTCAAAGCCATCACGG ATGTGATTGAAATGGATTCAAAGTGTGTGCCCAAGGAGAAGCTGGCATGCATCACCCGTTGCAGCAAGCACATCTTCAACGCCATCAAAATCAGCAAGAAAGAGGCTGCGTCTGCGGATGACTTCCTCCCCACGCTCATCTACATTGTGCTGAAAGCAAACCCTCCGCGACTGCAGTCCAACATCCAGTACATCACCCGCTTCAGCAACCCCAGCAGGCTCATGACTGGAGAGGATGGTTACTACTTCACTAATATG AAGCTGTGGTTCTGTCAAATTGTGTGGTGTTATGAAGCGCCTACCACCGGCGCTGGAAAatga
- the LOC114552665 gene encoding immunoglobulin superfamily member 1, whose amino-acid sequence MDTVISLLVLLALPQLVVTEVPRVTSFRAVLEMVSGDSRIFSGESVKLTCNITDPYRSTWTYLWFRDSKKLPQSEKDFILWKAKVQDGGKFYCQGVRDTLVGNIYTLQSLPLEIHVDGGWAILQVPPHPGLVGETLKITCRVRGTSRLHEMILYKDGVEVMRQNGLHPHFYLNNLTLEDQGIYSCRASWDEGRRTRSVISADASVQVLEVLSQPVLEISADNNLIPETKMKLICHLQYNARAPAPAINFYFYKNNNRLGTATSENHDLVKRTPGQYSCKARVPELGISRWSEPKSFGQITGAQMLVPRTFHTRYPVLSQPPAAEPTAARPSPHRSTAAPTFIQPAEVSTHSTAPPLMPSQPAPSTLLSTVQSLTQTATPTPFNMSEESGDMSEGSGDMSGGSADTVL is encoded by the exons atggaCACTGTCATTTCCCTCCTTG ttCTTTTGGCACTACCACAGCTTGTAGTAACAGAGG TTCCCCGTGTGACCTCGTTCAGAGCTGTATTGGAAATGGTGTCAGGGGATTCAAGGATCTTCTCTGGAGAGAGTGTCAAGCTGACATGCAACATTACTGATCCATACAGGTCCACTTGGACCTACCTGTGGTTCAGGGACTCTAAGAAGCTCCCACAGTCTGAGAAGGACTTCATTCTGTGGAAAGCCAAGGTTCAAGATGGTGGGAAATTTTACTGCCAGGGAGTGAGGGACACATTAGTGGGAAACATATACACTCTCCAAAGTCTGCCTTTGGAGATTCACGTGGATG GAGGGTGGGCTATCCTGCAAGTCCCACCTCATCCCGGCCTTGTCGGAGAAACCTTAAAGATCACGTGTCGCGTCCGAGGCACATCCCGACTTCATGAGATGATTCTGTACAAAGATGGCGTTGAAGTCATGAGACAGAATGGCCTCCACCCACATTTCTACCTGAATAACTTGACCCTCGAGGACCAAGGAATTTATTCTTGTAGGGCATCGTGGGATGAAGGCAGACGTACACGCTCTGTAATTTCAGCTGACGCTTCGGTGCAGGTCTTAG AGGTTCTGTCGCAGCCAGTTTTGGAGATCTCTGCAGACAATAACCTGATTCCAGAAACGAAGATGAAGCTCATATGCCACCTCCAATACAACGCCCGTGCTCCTGCCCCTGCAATAAACTTCTATTTCTACAAGAATAACAACCGACTGGGAACAGCAACCTCTGAGAACCATGATTTGGTCAAACGGACTCCAGGCCAGTACAGCTGCAAGGCCAGGGTGCCTGAGTTGGGCATCTCCAGGTGGAGTGAACCCAAAAGCTTCGGACAAATAACAG GAGCACAGATGCTGGTGCCTCGCACTTTTCATACCAGGTACCCAGTGCTCTCCCAGCCTCCTGCAGCTGAGCCAACAGCAGCCCGGCCCTCTCCTCACCGATCCACTGCAGCTCCCACTTTTATTCAGCCTGCTGAAGTGAGCACCCACTCTACAGCTCCTCCACTGATGCCTTCACAGCCAGCACCAAGCACTCTGCTATCTACAGTCCAGTCTCTCACACAAACTGCTACCCCTACCCCCTTCAATATGTCTGAGGAATCTGGTGATATGTCTGAAGGATCTGGTGATATGTCTGGAGGATCTGCAGACACTGTCCTATAG